Part of the Pseudomonadota bacterium genome is shown below.
TAATCCACAGTGACCTTGTTGTTGTGGCCTGCAAAAAACCAGTTCACACCCACCGTGTATTCCTCTCTACGTTGTCTATCCCTGTTGTTCGTTACTGCAACCGACTCAATCACATACGCATAACGAAAGGCCAACTCCAGTCCCTCGGGAAGCGGTGCCAGAGCCCCGTGGTTGGTGTAACCGATCTGGGCGTACATACCTTGATAGTCATGCGAAAGCATGTTGAGGTACTTGTCGTCAACTTTCATCTCATGGTATTCCTGCTGAATGGCGAGACCTCTATACTTAAAGGCAAGTTCCTGAACCCACTGAGTTCTCTCGAACTGGGCATTCAAGGATCCGGCTGCACCAGGAAACGCAGACAGGTTGCCACATCCGGAAGAACTCCATCGGGTACACCGTCCATTGTTGTCCGCATACGCAAATGCCAGACTACCTGCAGGTTTTTCATGGTACTTAACGTCCGATTGCCGCCATTTCAAATCCCGGCCCAGAAAGTTCCATTGAATGCGCGCCATATACATGAGTTCGCCATCGTCGTTGTTGGTGGCTCGTCCTTCGCCGTTGAAGATACCGGCATAATATCTTAAGTCCGCAGGCGTTTCTTTAAACAGGCGACCTTGGAGCATGACACCCACTTGACGATCGATAGTAAATACCCGATTAACAATCGACCGTTCGACAAAGGTCTGGCGGCCGGAGGAATCTACACGTTCCCGGTTATAGTTGATTTTCCATTGACCCACCCGGAATCCGATCTCATCAATAGGCTGTACCGTGATTCTCCAATCGATGACACGGGCTCGGTCTCCAAGGCCTCCGTCAACGTCTTTAGAAG
Proteins encoded:
- a CDS encoding OprO/OprP family phosphate-selective porin, with product QLRYTHPNRSDPRSVGNFTTREDVSNFEARRLRMKIGGHGYKKWIKYYFEIDLQPSKDVDGGLGDRARVIDWRITVQPIDEIGFRVGQWKINYNRERVDSSGRQTFVERSIVNRVFTIDRQVGVMLQGRLFKETPADLRYYAGIFNGEGRATNNDDGELMYMARIQWNFLGRDLKWRQSDVKYHEKPAGSLAFAYADNNGRCTRWSSSGCGNLSAFPGAAGSLNAQFERTQWVQELAFKYRGLAIQQEYHEMKVDDKYLNMLSHDYQGMYAQIGYTNHGALAPLPEGLELAFRYAYVIESVAVTNNRDRQRREEYTVGVNWFFAGHNNKVTVDYSYLTLKDITGMDYSDNRVRLQWDISF